The Streptomyces sp. NBC_00659 genomic interval GGGTCCTCTCCAGAAGGGTGCGCAGCTCGTCGAGAAAGGCCGTGCTGGTCAGTTCGGGGTCGTCCTCGTCGGTCATGGTCCGCAGCGACAGGGTGAAGGACTGGACCACGAGCAGTACGGCACGGGCCTGTCTCCTCGTGGGCGCGAGCCGCACCGAGCCGTCGGCGTGCCCCCGCTCCAGGGCGTCGGCGAGGAGTCCCAGGAGGGCTTCCTGGCTGGCTCCGCGCCGGTCCAGCACGTACGGGAGCAGGAGTTCGGGGTCGACGTCGATGATCTTGCGGAAGAGCGGGTGGGCGCGGAAGCCCTCCACTCCGGCCACCAGACCGTCCACGATCTGGGCCCGCGTGACCTTGTCCGGGTGCGGCTCGGGCATGGCGCGGGTCGCCACGTCGATCCACTCACGGGTCATCAGGTCGCCGACCAGTGACCGCACATCGGGCCAGCGCCGGTAGAGCGTCATGCGCGAGACACCGGCGCGGCGGGCCACGTCGGTCAGGGTGGTACGCCGGACTCCGACCGCCAGGACGCAGTCGCGTACGGCGTCGAGGACGGGGTCGCCGTCCGAGTGCTTGTGACGAATAGGCGTCATGTGTCACAGTGTAACGCCCCGTGCTGCTGTGCGGGAGACGGCACGTCGCGACCGACCGATGAGGACTAGTTCATGGACATGCTGTGGAGTGGCTGGGGCGACCCGGCCAAGGCGGCACCGCTGCCCGACTCGGTGACCGGCCTGCTGCGGGATCTGCTCGGCGTCAAGCCGCGGGACACCGCCGCACACGCTCTCGACGAGATCTCCGTTCCCGAGCCCCTGCCGGACCGGGCCCTGGACGCGCTGGCGGACGCCGTCGGCGGCGCGGAGCATGTGCGCACCGACGCGGAGACCCGGATCAGGCACACCCGCGGGAAGTCGACGCCCGATCTGCTGAGGCTCCGCGCGGGCGACGCGGGAGACGCCCCCGGGGCCGTCGTCCTGCCCTCCACCCACGACGAGGTTCTCGACGTACTGCGCGTCTGCGCCGAACACGGCCTCGCCGTCGTCCCGTTCGGCGGCGGCACCTCAGTCGTCGGCGGCCTCGCCCCGGAGCGGAGCGCCTTCGTCGCCCTCGACCTGCGCCGTATGAACGCCATGCTCGGCATCGACCCGGTCTCCCGGACGGCGACGCTCCAGCCGGGCCTGCGCGCTCCCGACGCGGAGGCACTCCTGGCCGAATACGGCTTCACCCTCGGGCACTTCCCCCAGTCCTACGAGTGGGCGACCATCGGCGGGTTCGCCGCCGCCCGTTCCAGCGGCCAGGCCTCCGCCGGATACGGCCGCTTCGACGAGATGGTCCTCGGACTCACCCTCGCGACCCCTGAAGGCACCCTGGACACGGGCCGCGCCCCCCGGTCGGCGGCAGGCCCCGACCTGCGGCAGCTGATCCTCGGCTCCGAGGGCGCCTTCGGGGTCATCACCTCCGTCACCGTACGGATCAGGCCGCTGCCGCGGACGCGTGTGTACGAGGGGTGGCGGTTCGCCTCGTTCGAGGAGGGAGCCACCGCGCTGCGCCGGCTCGCCCAGGACGGGCCGCGCCCCACCGTGCTGCGGCTGTCCGACGAGACCGAGACCTTTGTCGGACTCGCCCAGCCCGACGCCATCGGCTCGGCCGAGGCCCCCACGGCCGCCGGCTGCACGGCCATCGCCGGGTACGAGGGGACCGAGGAGGAAACCGCGCGCCGCCGCGAGGACGCCGCGGCGGTCCTGCGCGCGGCCGGAGGCACCTACCTGGGCGCCGAACCCGGCGAACGCTGGGCGCACGGCCGCTACTCGGCGCCCTATCTGCGCGACGCGCTGCTCGACGCCGGGGCCTTCGCCGAGACCCTGGAGACCGCGACCTTCTGGTCCCGCGTTCCCGAGCTCTACGCCGCCGTGCGCGCCGCCCTGAC includes:
- a CDS encoding TetR/AcrR family transcriptional regulator produces the protein MTPIRHKHSDGDPVLDAVRDCVLAVGVRRTTLTDVARRAGVSRMTLYRRWPDVRSLVGDLMTREWIDVATRAMPEPHPDKVTRAQIVDGLVAGVEGFRAHPLFRKIIDVDPELLLPYVLDRRGASQEALLGLLADALERGHADGSVRLAPTRRQARAVLLVVQSFTLSLRTMTDEDDPELTSTAFLDELRTLLERTLTP
- a CDS encoding FAD-binding oxidoreductase — its product is MDMLWSGWGDPAKAAPLPDSVTGLLRDLLGVKPRDTAAHALDEISVPEPLPDRALDALADAVGGAEHVRTDAETRIRHTRGKSTPDLLRLRAGDAGDAPGAVVLPSTHDEVLDVLRVCAEHGLAVVPFGGGTSVVGGLAPERSAFVALDLRRMNAMLGIDPVSRTATLQPGLRAPDAEALLAEYGFTLGHFPQSYEWATIGGFAAARSSGQASAGYGRFDEMVLGLTLATPEGTLDTGRAPRSAAGPDLRQLILGSEGAFGVITSVTVRIRPLPRTRVYEGWRFASFEEGATALRRLAQDGPRPTVLRLSDETETFVGLAQPDAIGSAEAPTAAGCTAIAGYEGTEEETARRREDAAAVLRAAGGTYLGAEPGERWAHGRYSAPYLRDALLDAGAFAETLETATFWSRVPELYAAVRAALTETLTAAGTPPLVMCHISHVYENGASLYFTVVSAQGEDAVAHWVPAKEAANEAVLSAGGTISHHHGVGTDHRDWYLREAGPLGVEALRAVKERLDPDGLLNPGILLPVD